In Trifolium pratense cultivar HEN17-A07 linkage group LG7, ARS_RC_1.1, whole genome shotgun sequence, a genomic segment contains:
- the LOC123899149 gene encoding transcription factor bHLH130-like isoform X1, with the protein MESDLHQQQQQPQVNSSGLTRFKSAPSSYFNNIIDKEFYEHVFNRPSSPETERVFSRFMNSLGSEEDLLTPKISAESTVKEEEVMASINNEQVVHQQSNMNMNMNNNYNNSVVTSSHGFYQSSVMPPLPNQNVSSGLDGNFSMGVNQLQQVKNHGGNNSNLIRHSSSPAGLFSQINIENGYVSMRGMGTIGAMNNSIKEAKFSNARSLKNSTNYSSGIMSTIAEIGDKDNRENNQESEAYGESHGNEYMDYQVDTWDDSEMMSENVGGLKRFRDNDSKQHFSGLNAAALQNETRGGHSSSPLAHQLSMPNTSSEMAAMENFLHFSDSVPMKIRAKRGCATHPRSIAERVRRTKISERMRKLQDLVPNMDKQTNTADMLDLAVDYIKDLQKQAEVFQKKINPQLCQYLIIMDYYLINFLPTLCICIYTFIEASRLSSKVYLSTQATTITAK; encoded by the exons ATGGAGTCAGatcttcatcaacaacaacaacaaccacagGTAAATTCATCAGGTTTAACACGTTTCAAATCAGCACCAAGTTCATATTTCAACAACATAATTGATAAAGAATTTTATGAGCATGTTTTCAATCGACCTTCAAGTCCAGAAACAGAACGAGTTTTTTCAAGGTTTATGAATAGTTTAGGTTCAGAAGAAGATTTACTTACTCCAAAAATTTCAGCTGAATCTACtgttaaagaagaagaagttaTGGCTTCAATCAACAATGAACAAGTTGTTCATCAACAGagtaatatgaatatgaatatgaataataattataataactcTGTTGTTACTTCTTCTCATGGTTTTTATCAAAGTTCAGTTATGCCACCTTTGCCAAATCAAAATGTTTCTTCTGGTTTGGATGGAAATTTTTCAATGGGAGTTAATCAGTTGCAACAAGTGAAGAATCATGGTGGAAATAATTCTAATCTTATTAGACATAGTAGTTCACCAGCTggattattttctcaaattaacaTTGAAAATG GGTATGTTAGTATGAGAGGAATGGGAACAATAGGAGCTATGAATAACTCAATAAAAGAAGCAAAATTTTCTAATGCAAGGAGTTTGAAGAATTCAACAAACTATTCATCAGGGATAATGTCAACAATAGCTGAAATTGGTGACAAAGATAatagagaaaataatcaagaaaGTGAAGCTTATGGTGAAAGTCATGGTAATGAGTATATGGATTATCAAGTTGATACTTGGGATGATTCTGAAATGATGTCTGAAAATGTTGGTGGTTTAAAAAGATTTAGAGATAATGATTCAAAACAACATTTTTCTGGTTTAAATGCAGCTGCACTTCAG AATGAAACACGAGGAGGACATTCTTCATCTCCTTTGGCTCATCAATTGAGTATGCCAAATACTTCATCTGAAATGGCAGCTATGGagaattttctacatttctctgATTCTGTTCCGATGAAAATTCGTGCTAAGCGAGGTTGTGCCACTCACCCTAGAAGCATAGCAGAAAGG GTTAGAAGGACTAAAATTAGTGAACGTATGAGGAAGCTACAAGATCTGGTCCCAAACATGGATAAG CAAACAAACACAGCAGATATGTTGGACTTGGCTGTAGATTACATCAAAGACCTTCAAAAGCAAGCTGAggtatttcaaaaaaaaattaatcctcaACTATGTCAATATCTTATAATTATGGATTATTACCTAATTAATTTTCTTCCAAcattatgtatatgtatatacacTTTTATAGAAGCTTCAAGATTGTCAAGCAAAGTGTACCTGTCCACACAAGCAACAACAATAACGGCaaagtga
- the LOC123899149 gene encoding transcription factor bHLH130-like isoform X2, whose amino-acid sequence MESDLHQQQQQPQVNSSGLTRFKSAPSSYFNNIIDKEFYEHVFNRPSSPETERVFSRFMNSLGSEEDLLTPKISAESTVKEEEVMASINNEQVVHQQSNMNMNMNNNYNNSVVTSSHGFYQSSVMPPLPNQNVSSGLDGNFSMGVNQLQQVKNHGGNNSNLIRHSSSPAGLFSQINIENGYVSMRGMGTIGAMNNSIKEAKFSNARSLKNSTNYSSGIMSTIAEIGDKDNRENNQESEAYGESHGNEYMDYQVDTWDDSEMMSENVGGLKRFRDNDSKQHFSGLNAAALQNETRGGHSSSPLAHQLSMPNTSSEMAAMENFLHFSDSVPMKIRAKRGCATHPRSIAERVRRTKISERMRKLQDLVPNMDKQTNTADMLDLAVDYIKDLQKQAEKLQDCQAKCTCPHKQQQ is encoded by the exons ATGGAGTCAGatcttcatcaacaacaacaacaaccacagGTAAATTCATCAGGTTTAACACGTTTCAAATCAGCACCAAGTTCATATTTCAACAACATAATTGATAAAGAATTTTATGAGCATGTTTTCAATCGACCTTCAAGTCCAGAAACAGAACGAGTTTTTTCAAGGTTTATGAATAGTTTAGGTTCAGAAGAAGATTTACTTACTCCAAAAATTTCAGCTGAATCTACtgttaaagaagaagaagttaTGGCTTCAATCAACAATGAACAAGTTGTTCATCAACAGagtaatatgaatatgaatatgaataataattataataactcTGTTGTTACTTCTTCTCATGGTTTTTATCAAAGTTCAGTTATGCCACCTTTGCCAAATCAAAATGTTTCTTCTGGTTTGGATGGAAATTTTTCAATGGGAGTTAATCAGTTGCAACAAGTGAAGAATCATGGTGGAAATAATTCTAATCTTATTAGACATAGTAGTTCACCAGCTggattattttctcaaattaacaTTGAAAATG GGTATGTTAGTATGAGAGGAATGGGAACAATAGGAGCTATGAATAACTCAATAAAAGAAGCAAAATTTTCTAATGCAAGGAGTTTGAAGAATTCAACAAACTATTCATCAGGGATAATGTCAACAATAGCTGAAATTGGTGACAAAGATAatagagaaaataatcaagaaaGTGAAGCTTATGGTGAAAGTCATGGTAATGAGTATATGGATTATCAAGTTGATACTTGGGATGATTCTGAAATGATGTCTGAAAATGTTGGTGGTTTAAAAAGATTTAGAGATAATGATTCAAAACAACATTTTTCTGGTTTAAATGCAGCTGCACTTCAG AATGAAACACGAGGAGGACATTCTTCATCTCCTTTGGCTCATCAATTGAGTATGCCAAATACTTCATCTGAAATGGCAGCTATGGagaattttctacatttctctgATTCTGTTCCGATGAAAATTCGTGCTAAGCGAGGTTGTGCCACTCACCCTAGAAGCATAGCAGAAAGG GTTAGAAGGACTAAAATTAGTGAACGTATGAGGAAGCTACAAGATCTGGTCCCAAACATGGATAAG CAAACAAACACAGCAGATATGTTGGACTTGGCTGTAGATTACATCAAAGACCTTCAAAAGCAAGCTGAg AAGCTTCAAGATTGTCAAGCAAAGTGTACCTGTCCACACAAGCAACAACAATAA